In Phyllostomus discolor isolate MPI-MPIP mPhyDis1 chromosome 2, mPhyDis1.pri.v3, whole genome shotgun sequence, the following are encoded in one genomic region:
- the FRS2 gene encoding fibroblast growth factor receptor substrate 2, giving the protein MGSCCSCPGKDTVPDNHRNKFKVINVDDDGNELGSGIMELTDTELILYTRKRDSVKWHYLCLRRYGYDSNLFSFESGRRCQTGQGIFAFKCARAEELFNMLQEIMQSNSINVVEEPVVERNNHQTELEVPRTPRTPTTPGFAAQNLPNGYPRYPSFGDASSHPSSRHPSVGSARLPSVGEESTHPLLVAEEQVHTYVNTTGVQEERKNCASVHVPLEARISNAESNTPKEEPTSIEDRDPQVLLEPEVVRFVLGPTPVQKQLMEKEKLEKIGRDQVSGGGANNTEWDTGYDSDERRDAPSVNKLVYENINGLSIPSASGVRRGRLTSTSTSDTQNINNSAQRRTALLNYENLPSLPPVWEARKLSRDEDDNLGPKTPSLNGYHNNLDPMHNYVNTENVTVPASAHKIEYSRRRDCIPTVFNFDIRRPSLEHRQLNYIQVDLEGGSDSDNPQTPKTPTTPLPQTPTRRTELYAVIDIEKTAAMSNLQKALPRDDGTSRKTRHNSTDLPM; this is encoded by the exons ATGGGTAGCTGTTGTAGCTGTCCAGGTAAAGACACTGTCCCAGATAACCATCGGAACAAGTTTAAG gtcATTAATGTGGATGATGATGGGAATGAGTTAGGTTCTGGCATAATGGAACTTACAGACACAGAACTGATTTTATACACTCGCAAACGTGACTCAGTAAAATGGCACTACCTCTGCCTGCGACGCTATGGCTATGActcaaatctgttttcttttgaaagtggTCGACGGTGTCAAACGGGACAAG GAATCTTTGCCTTTAAGTGTGCCCGTGCAGAAGAGTTATTTAACATGTTGCAAGAGATTATGCAAAGTAATAGTATAAATGTGGTGGAAGAGCCAGTTGTTGAAAGGAATAATCATCAGACAGAATTGGAAGTCCCCAGAACACCTCGAACACCTACAA ctCCAGGGTTTGCTGCTCAGAACTTACCTAATGGATATCCCCGATATCCCTCATTTGGAGATGCTTCATCCCACCCTTCAAGCAGACATCCTTCTGTGGGAAGTGCACGCCTGCCTTCAGTAGGTGAAGAATCTACACATCCTTTGCTTGTGGCTGAGGAACAG GTACATACCTATGTCAACACTACAGGTGTGCAAGAAGAGCGGAAAAATTGCGCAAGTGTGCATGTCCCATTGGAGGCAAGGATTTCTAATGCTGAAAGCAACACTCCAAAAGAAGAACCTACTAGTATTGAGGACAGGGACCCTCAGGTTCTTCTTGAACCTGAAGTAGTCAGATTTGTCTTAGGACCAACTCCTGTTCAAAAGCAATtaatggaaaaagagaaactgGAGAAAATTGGAAGAGATCAAGTCAGTGGAGGTGGTGCAAATAACACAGAGTGGGACACTGGATATGACAGTGATGAACGAAGAGATGCACCCTCTGTTAACAAACtggtatatgaaaatataaatgggtTATCTATCCCTAGTGCCTCAGGGGTCAGGAGAGGTCGTCTGACATCCACCAGTACCTCAGATACCCAGAATATCAACAACTCAGCTCAGAGAAGAACTGCATTATTAAACTATGAAAATTTACCATCTTTGCCTCCTGTTTGGGAAGCCCGCAAGCTAAGTAGGGATGAAGATGACAATTTAGGACCAAAGACCCCATCTCTAAATGGCTACCATAATAATCTAGATCCAATGCATAACTATGTAAATACAGAGAATGTAACAGTGCCAGCAAGTGCTCACAAAATAGAATATTCAAGGCGTCGGGACTGTATACCGACAGTCTTTAACTTTGATATCAGACGCCCGAGTTTAGAACACAGGCAGCTCAATTACATACAGGTTGACTTGGAAGGTGGCAGTGACTCCGACAACCCTCAGACTCCAAAAACGCCTACAACTCCTCTTCCGCAGACCCCAACCAGGCGCACAGAGCTGTATGCTGTGATAGACATTGAGAAAACTGCTGCTATGTCAAATTTGCAGAAAGCACTACCACGAGATGATGGTACATCTAGGAAAACTAGACATAATAGTACTGATCTGCCCATGTGA